CTCTTTCGATGAACCGACTTCTTCATGTCTGCCATCTTGTCTCTCGATGAGTGGTTGTCTGATcgaaataaacacaataaaataccTGCCTGTCctcttttaaaatctgttttcttgtAACACCTATACACCTATCAcgtcatttatttagttttactgatgaacatatttgtttatgctttgggcttctttttttattcgCAGTTCAGGGACAAATCATCGTCTGCCGAATCCCATCTTGCGCATGTACAAGAGCATTTCCTGTATCATCTTGGCATCAGCAGCGCCACAACAGATATTCCCGCGACATTTAAAGATGTTAAGgtagtaatagtagtaataatagtagtagtaatgaCAGTTGTGATAGTGCTAGTAATAATGAGTGTGAATAAATGTCCATGTGCCTGTAGCACTTTAAGATGCCAGTCACAGTGCTGCTGTCTGCCTCAGTTCGTGTGCATCGGTGGCACCGCCAGTCGGATGGAGGAGTTAGCGCAGCACCTGGCCGGCGAGCTGGGCCTGCTTCTCAACGGCCGCAGTGACGTCATGAGGTGCAGCCCAAAGACTGAGAGGTACTCGCTTTTCAAGGTCGGCCCTGTCCTGTGCGCCAGTGTAAGTCTGTGCAAAGCTTGGTCACTACATCAGTCCACCTCATTTCCATCTATCTGCTGCTCCTGAACTTGTCCTGTGTAGTTTGTAATTCTACCTTTTGTTGTGATTATTTACCTGAGAAAGTCTCATCTTAGCTGTTAGACTGAGTTTCTGTCACGTTCACAGCATTCAGGGCTGTTTGgccatctttatttatttttattcttctttctagCCTGAGCAGCAAAGGGAAAGAGTGTGGTATTGAAAAATAATCATCTGAGCTAGAGAACTAGGCATattttcaatctttattgtaACTAATGTTAGAGGCCACAATGCACTATGAGGCTTGCAACAGACTGATGAGACTCAGTTGATTTGAAGCTTACCTTTAAAGTTAAACTTAtgtttgattgtgtgtttgtttactttatccAGCATGGGATCGGCGTGGCCTCCGCGTCTGTGCTGTTGCACGAGCTCTTCAAGCTGATTCACCTGGCGGGCTGCGTGGATGTCACATTGCTTCGAATTGGCACATGCGGCGGCGTGGGTGAGACCATAATAACTGTAGTAATATTATTACTGGTGTTTGTTAGCATTCGTCCGTCTTTACCGTCATATCCTCGAGTCCGTCTACTAGTCAGTTGAAACAGTTATACTTTAGAAACTAAATCCACTTTATTTGTTCACTCTTTTTTCATATCCCGTCTTTCGTTTGTCTGTTTCAAAGGTGTGGAGGAGGGCACAGTGATAATTTCAGATGGCGCTGTCAACGGTCAACTCAGACATGTTTACACGTGGGTACGTTAACAAGATATTTTCTCTAAGATAGGTAATCTTTGCCCTCACCCCTAAACTCGTTAAGACATTGGAATCAACCCTAGAAGCTCTTATTTTCGATAGAGATGTCACGATCAATCATATCACGACTTTGAGTAGACCACTTGAGAAAATGAAGAGTTACTTGACCTGGTTTTGAACACACAACAAACCAAGTGTGTAGCAACAACACGTTCATTGACTGTAAGTCTGTAACGGACCAGtaatcaagaaaatattaatcTGGGGTTTGTGCAACTCCGATTGTGTAAAACCTGAAAGATTTGAGTCGTTCCTGCCACTGGAGGTGATGTCCACTCTTATCTTGGCGGAAGTTTCGGTGTcgatgaataaaaataatttccaaaGTTGCATGGGAGGGAAGAGACAAGAGACCTGCTAGACAAGAAGCCATGTTTGTCTAAGATTGACCATTTGAATGGAACGATTGGTGGAGATAATAGCCGTTAATGATGAAGTGAAAGATGTCCTTTTCTTGAGTAACACATTAAAGTATACTACGAGTTATGTACCTCTGCTACTGTTGTTATGAATGTTTTCACAAGTATATATAatactgttctctctctctatatatatataagttcaAATATTTTGCCCATGAATCCGATTGTCATGGTTACCTTGGGCCAAGGTTACACACGTTTTCTTGCTTATCCTTATTACTCCTACCTTCTACCCTCACATGCTACTCTTTACTAGTCTTTTGTTTaactatttctctctcctttttaaaCACATAGCTATTTCCTAGCCAGTTCTTCTGTTTATGGCATAAAATGTCTCCAGAATGTCTTGGGTAAGCCCATAGAGCGCCCCGTCGTGGCCGACCTCGACCTCGTCAGTGAACTTCAAGCCTGCGCCAAGGTCGGCGATCATTTCCCGACGATCGTTGGCACGACCTTGTGCACTGATGACTTTTACGAAGGTAATTAACCAACTCTAGGAGGTGAGGTATAAAGTGGAGCAATGTTGATTGGGGAGGAGACGAAAGCCAGGCTTGATGAGGGAGGGTGAGTGCTAGTTAATCAACATCTGAAGGGTTGCTAGGCTCCCGGAGTAGCATCATCCTATGGTAAGACAAGACGAAGTAGGGACTAGAACTTTACCGCACACGTACTTTTAAAATAGTTTCGTGGTCAGCATAATTTTGAAACGTAGGAGTGGTTTAGTCAGGTCCGGAAGCGGAAGTCGTGACGTCTTGTTGATTTCTGTGGCACGCGCAGGTCAAGCGCGACTGGACGGGGCGCTGTGCTCGTTCACCGTGCAGGACAAAGTGACCTTTCTACTACGACTGCGAGAACTGGGGGTCAGGAACATCGAGATGGAATCCGCGGGGGTGTTGGCCCTCTGCCATGCGGTGGGCATCCGAGGtatgtgacgtcatcactgCGTGCGTTACAGCTGGGCGTTGGGGTTGGTGCAGCTGTCGATATTGTACATTGTGGGCTGTAAGTCGTTGTCCGTGCTGTACATGTCTTGTGTGGCTATAACGAGGATGTCCATGTTGTCAAGATGGTTTCTATAGGTGTTAACTTCATTTGTAAGTTCTATTCTGAAGAACGAAAACATCACTCAAACGATTGCATGTATACGTGCGTGTATGGGTGTGTGCACAAATacttcgtgtgtatgtgtttatttttgcgTTGCGTGTCTGTCTTTACATCTGTGTGCGTGTCTATCAGCGGCAGTGGCGTGCGTGTGCCTGGTGGATCGGCTGGTGTCGGAAGAGCCGAAGAATAAGAGCGACTTGCTGGAGGAATACCAGAGGCGTCCTCAGATGCTGGCCGTTCGCTTCATCAAGTCCAGACTTGCGGCCTTGTGAATGACTGGCGGATAGCTCCTCCTACACCCA
The Pomacea canaliculata isolate SZHN2017 linkage group LG2, ASM307304v1, whole genome shotgun sequence genome window above contains:
- the LOC112556038 gene encoding uridine phosphorylase 1-like; the protein is MRLFRDKSSSAESHLAHVQEHFLYHLGISSATTDIPATFKDVKFVCIGGTASRMEELAQHLAGELGLLLNGRSDVMRCSPKTERYSLFKVGPVLCASHGIGVASASVLLHELFKLIHLAGCVDVTLLRIGTCGGVGVEEGTVIISDGAVNGQLRHVYTWNVLGKPIERPVVADLDLVSELQACAKVGDHFPTIVGTTLCTDDFYEGQARLDGALCSFTVQDKVTFLLRLRELGVRNIEMESAGVLALCHAVGIRAAVACVCLVDRLVSEEPKNKSDLLEEYQRRPQMLAVRFIKSRLAAL